The Temnothorax longispinosus isolate EJ_2023e chromosome 7, Tlon_JGU_v1, whole genome shotgun sequence genome contains a region encoding:
- the Rchy1 gene encoding RING finger and CHY zinc finger domain-containing protein 1, giving the protein MQNSDSEKASRGVAERDDEEATNSSDGAVEEAVGDRDDEASSRDGAVEEAVADRANDDEAAGVAERDDEDPSGGDAEQAAAAAGVDRDDRDRKDARKPVKKGNCVWTMCLPSTSGKETLVANNNYGCEHYKRKSKFVTPCCNKVYTCRFCHDEQETHTVNRKEVTELICVLCDTRQPVQATCQNCHCQFGKYTCLECNLFDDEDKNQYHCDGCGICRVGGRDKFFHCAKCNMCLPIQLQNGHTCIENVSHSNCPVCLEDIHTSRIPCHIPDCGHLLHRMCFEELLNSGHYACPSCQVSLLDMTDLWKYLDAEVSLTPMPEEYSDCKTDILCKDCHEESTVKFHIVGLKCLNCGSYNTCRIKGSPCSDPDALNEAAGITEEKEGS; this is encoded by the exons ATGCAGAACAGCGACAGCGAGAAGGCGTCGCGCGGCGTCGCAGAGCGCGACGACGAGGAGGCGACGAATAGTAGCGACGGCGCCGTCGAGGAGGCGGTCGGGGATCGCGACGACGAGGCGTCGAGTCGCGACGGCGCCGTCGAGGAGGCCGTCGCGGATCGCGCGAACGACGACGAGGCCGCCGGGGTCGCGGAACGCGACGACGAGGATCCGAGCGGCGGCGACGCCGAGcaagccgccgccgccgccggcgtGGATCGCGACGACAGGGATCGCAAGGACGCCCGGAAGCCCGTGAAGAAGGGAAACTGCGTGTGGACCATGTGTCTCCCGTCTACCTCGGGCAAGGAGACGCTCGTTGCGAACAATAACTACGGCTGCGAGCACTACAAGCGAAAATCGAAATTCGTG ACTCCATGCTGCAACAAGGTGTATACCTGTCGGTTTTGTCACGACGAGCAAGAGACGCACACAGTGAATAGGAAAGAAGTGACAGAATTGATATGCGTTCTATGTGACACTCGTCAACCTGTCCAAGCTACCTGTCAGAATTGCCATTGTCAATTTGGCAAGTACACCTGCCTGGAGTGCAATCTCTTCGACGACGAGGATAAAAATCAATACCATTGCGACGGATGCGGAATATGTAGAGTCGGCGGCCGTGACAAGTTCTTTCATTGTGCCAAGTGCAACATGTGTTTGCCGATTCAGTTACAAAATGGGCATACG tgcATAGAAAATGTCTCACATTCCAATTGTCCCGTGTGCCTGGAAGACATTCACACGAGTCGTATACCATGTCACATTCCCGATTGTGGGCACTTGCTTCACCGTATGTGTTTTGAGGAATTGTTGAACTCGGGACATTACGCCTGCCCGTCCTGTCAGGTGTCACTCTTAGACATGACGGACTTGTGGAAATACTTGGACGCCGAGGTATCGCTGACACCGATGCCGGAGGAATATAGCGACTGTAAAACCGATATCTTATGTAAAGACTGCCACGAG GAATCTACGGTAAAGTTTCACATCGTTGGGTTGAAGTGCTTGAACTGTGGTAGCTACAACACCTGCAGGATAAAAGGCTCACCTTGTTCAG ATCCCGATGCCCTGAACGAAGCAGCTGGTATTACAGAAGAGAAGGAAGGATCGTAA
- the Taf13 gene encoding transcription initiation factor TFIID subunit 13 isoform X1 produces MSAEENFEQFEDEETEVPIGGTLPGGRKRLFSKELRCMMYGFGDDQNPYTESVDLLEDLVIEYITEMTHRAMEIGRTGRVQVEDIVFLVRKDARKYARVKDLLTMNEELKKARKAFDEVKYAGTVKE; encoded by the exons ATGTCAGCTGAAGAAAATTTTGAGCAG TTCGAGGACGAAGAAACAGAGGTTCCAATTGGCGGGACTCTGCCCGGTGGAAGGAAACGTCTCTTCTCCAAGGAGCTGCGCTGTATGATGTATGGCTTCGGCGACGATCAGAATCCTTACACAGAAAGTGTCGACTTGTTGGAAGATTTGGTTATCGAATACATAACCGAGATGACACATCGAGCTATGGAGATTGGACGTACAGGACGTGTTCAAGTGGaagatattgtatttttag TGAGAAAGGATGCCAGAAAGTATGCCAGAGTGAAAGATCTTTTAACGATGAACGAGGAACTTAAGAAAGCGAGAAAGGCTTTCGACGAAGTTAAATATGCAGGTACTGTCAAAGAGTAG
- the Taf13 gene encoding transcription initiation factor TFIID subunit 13 isoform X3, translating into MSAEENFEQFEDEETEVPIGGTLPGGRKRLFSKELRCMMYGFGDDQNPYTESVDLLEDLVIEYITEMTHRAMEIGRTGRVQVEDIVFLVRKDARKYARVKDLLTMNEELKKARKAFDEVKYAE; encoded by the exons ATGTCAGCTGAAGAAAATTTTGAGCAG TTCGAGGACGAAGAAACAGAGGTTCCAATTGGCGGGACTCTGCCCGGTGGAAGGAAACGTCTCTTCTCCAAGGAGCTGCGCTGTATGATGTATGGCTTCGGCGACGATCAGAATCCTTACACAGAAAGTGTCGACTTGTTGGAAGATTTGGTTATCGAATACATAACCGAGATGACACATCGAGCTATGGAGATTGGACGTACAGGACGTGTTCAAGTGGaagatattgtatttttag TGAGAAAGGATGCCAGAAAGTATGCCAGAGTGAAAGATCTTTTAACGATGAACGAGGAACTTAAGAAAGCGAGAAAGGCTTTCGACGAAGTTAAATATGCAG AATAA
- the Taf13 gene encoding transcription initiation factor TFIID subunit 13 isoform X2, translated as MSAEENFEQFEDEETEVPIGGTLPGGRKRLFSKELRCMMYGFGDDQNPYTESVDLLEDLVIEYITEMTHRAMEIGRTGRVQVEDIVFLVRKDARKYARVKDLLTMNEELKKARKAFDEVKYADK; from the exons ATGTCAGCTGAAGAAAATTTTGAGCAG TTCGAGGACGAAGAAACAGAGGTTCCAATTGGCGGGACTCTGCCCGGTGGAAGGAAACGTCTCTTCTCCAAGGAGCTGCGCTGTATGATGTATGGCTTCGGCGACGATCAGAATCCTTACACAGAAAGTGTCGACTTGTTGGAAGATTTGGTTATCGAATACATAACCGAGATGACACATCGAGCTATGGAGATTGGACGTACAGGACGTGTTCAAGTGGaagatattgtatttttag TGAGAAAGGATGCCAGAAAGTATGCCAGAGTGAAAGATCTTTTAACGATGAACGAGGAACTTAAGAAAGCGAGAAAGGCTTTCGACGAAGTTAAATATGCAG ataaatag
- the Ppox gene encoding protoporphyrinogen oxidase yields the protein MTVILGGGISGLSAAYYALDARLSSIILLEASSRVGGWIRSRSSPSGAIFEQGPRTVRTLGEGGENTLNLIDDLQLNDKLVYIGISHPVASNRLIYMDEALHRLPNSLKGIFKTSSLLDRPLINRIWTDLRAPKVSMEDESIYSFVQRRLGQDIADNIISPMICGICAGDAREISVNFLLKSLFEAEQKHGSIVKGLLMKRIFTKSKDKADAAKDNADHESAVGSLTLVEKAQKERWILWGLRGGLEQLPRALADNVKERGARIQTEKRCEKLTFKSDRVELSVNGEPQECSRVISSLGAKDLAELLREQHPGLSAELKAIPTVTVGVVNLEFQGNVLPLQAFGFLVPPKENLPLLGVIFDSCIFPESSTVLTVMMGGAWFEKYFGPNPSEEQLLTTAINHTKNILQIDEEPVAHNVAVLKDCIPQHVVGHTARVKRIHDYISAHHIPLALCGSSYQGVGLNDVILSAKQAVRDVVK from the exons ATGACAGTAATACTAGGAGGCGGTATATCAGGCCTGTCGGCAGCGTATTACGCTCTCGACGCGAGACTATCGTCTATCATTTTACTGGAGGCTTCCAGTCGCGTGGGTGGATGGATACGCAGCAGAAGCTCGCCTAGCGGAGCGATTTTCGAGCAAGGACCAAGAACCGTAAGAACACTTGGCGAAGGTGGGGAAAACACCCTTAATCTGATAGATGACCTGCAATTGAACGACAAATTAGTTTACATTGGAATAAGCCACCCTGTGGCGTCGAATCGATTGATTTACATGGACGAGGCGCTGCATCGTCTGCCAAATTCTTTAAAGGGTATCTTCAAGACGTCCTCGCTGCTAGATCGTCCCTTGATCAACCGCATATGGACGGACTTGAGGGCTCCCAAGGTGTCTATGGAGGACGAGAGCATTTATAGTTTTGTCCAAAGAAGATTGGGCCAGGATATTGCGGACAACATCATCAGCCCCATGATCTGTGGGATCTGTGCGGGCGATGCCCGCGAGATAAGCGTTAATTTTCTGCTCAAATCGCTGTTCGAAGCGGAACAGAAACACGGCTCCATAGTGAAAGGCTTGCTGATGAAAAGAATCTTTACAAAATCAAAAGACAAAGCTGACGCAGCGAAGGATAATGCGGATCATGAGTCCGCGGTCGGATCGTTGACTTTGGTGGAGAAAGCACAAAAGGAGAGATGGATACTGTGGGGCTTGCGGGGAGGACTCGAGCAATTGCCTCGGGCACTGGCCGATAACGTGAAGGAACGAGGAGCGCGGATACAGACTGAGAAGAGGTGCGAAAAGCTTACGTTTAAATCGGATCGCGTGGAACTGTCGGTCAATGGCGAGCCTCAGGAATGCTCGCGCGTTATCTCGAGCTTGGGCGCGAAGGACCTGGCCGAGCTGTTGCGCGAGCAACATCCTGGACTGTCAGCGGAACTGAAAGCGATACCTACCGTAACGGTGGGAGTGGTCAATCTTGAATTCCAGGGAAATGTACTGCCTCTGCAGGCGTTCGGCTTCCTCGTACCGCCGAAGGAAAATTTACCTCTGCTAGGGGTAATCTTCGACTCCTGCATATTCCCCGAGTCTTCCACG GTGTTGACGGTAATGATGGGAGGTGCGTggttcgagaaatatttcggGCCAAATCCGTCGGAGGAGCAATTGTTAACGACGGCGATTAATCACACCAAGAATATCTTACAAATCGACGAGGAACCAGTCGCCCACAACGTTGCCGTTCTCAAGGACTGTATTCCGCAGCACGTCGTCGGTCATACTGCACGTGTAAAACGCATCCACGATTACATTTCCGCGCACCATATTCCCCTGGCGCTGTGCGGTTCTTCTTACCAAGGTGTAGGACTCAATGACGTTATTCTGTCAGCAAAACAGGCCGTTCGTGACgttgtaaaataa
- the LOC139816030 gene encoding uncharacterized protein, translating to MEDTATIVLDSTVRSQNSSHSKESKDSVNSELKPESYLESKHSKDVLIPEKQQQQQQHQLSRRAEDQQDLRAASEAKDDSNLLMFTSCGQLLLGIVLVVFGILVLVHGASLGGSGAGLWAGAAALVAGALGVVATLATSSTKTNSAFSSAHLASSLIALALSNMATITALTAVVRDSQRAPDISFLSLSGDDNDVMEVDNGLAGLLASIGLLVASVAELLVSGYSCLTLTPKLCGCLRASTADDMMVDGHLKTRNMVHQWVVTQNHMPAKSQQPPVYVVHSVPMPMHPMIQPPYGMPSTPGGFVPRSLPISTAMPYGAVPMLSHIPPYAGRPQSQMFRSKHKRQPFADQEESKRHFEVKNESPRMMSPTCEDQVDLAQTYTGLDKRISEEFISIAMDPDRKSKVSSHHGSEIGTTF from the exons ATGGAAGACACAGCGACGATCGTGCTTGATTCCACGGTGAGAAGTCAAAATTCGAGTCACTCGAAGGAATCGAAGGACTCGGTGAATTCAGAATTAAAACCGGAGAGTTATCTAGAATCAAAACACTCGAAAGATGTCCTTATCCCGGAaaagcaacagcaacagcaacagcatcAGCTATCGAGGCGCGCCGAGGATCAGCAGGATCTACGAGCAGCTTCCGAAGCTAAGGACGATTCTAATCTGCTCATGTTCACGTCCTGCGGGCAATTGCTGCTTG GTATTGTCTTGGTCGTCTTTGGTATCCTGGTGCTCGTCCACGGTGCTTCTTTAGGTGGATCTGGCGCAGGACTTTGGGCAGGTGCAGCCGCTCTAGTTGCCGGTGCACTAGGAGTGGTCGCAACACTAGCAACCTCGTCCACTAAAACAAATTCTGCTTTCTCGTCCGCTCATCTTGCGTCCAGTTTAATCGCTCTGGCCCTCTCGAATATGGCCACTATAACGGCATTAACGGCGGTCGTCAGAGATTCACAAAGGGCACCGGACATATCATTTCTCAGTCTTTCC GGTGATGACAACGATGTGATGGAAGTAGATAACGGCTTGGCGGGTTTGCTAGCGAGCATTGGCCTATTGGTCGCTAGTGTGGCAGAGCTATTAGTATCCGGTTATAGCTGCCTGACCTTGACACCGAAGCTATGTGGCTGCCTGAGAGCGAGCACCGCCGACGATATGATGGTCGACGGTCATCTGAAGACGCGCAATATGGTTCACCAGTGGGTCGTCACGCAAAATCATATGCCGGCCAAAAGTCAACAGCCACCTGTCTACGTGGTGCACTCGGTGCCAATGCCAATGCATCCGATGATTCAG CCACCATACGGAATGCCATCGACGCCCGGAGGATTTGTACCTAGATCTCTTCCGATTTCGACAGCGATGCCATATGGTGCTGTGCCCATGTTGTCCCATATACCTCCATACGCTGGACGACCGCAATCTCAAATG TTCCGATCAAAGCACAAACGTCAGCCGTTCGCAGATCAAGAGGAATCAAAAAGGCATTTTGAAGTTAAAAACGAATCTCCAAGGATGATGTCACCGACCTGCGAAGATCAAGTTGATCTGGCGCAGACTTACACGGGCTTGGACAAAAGAATTTCcgaagaatttatttcgatCGCAATGGATCCTGACAGAAAGTCGAAGGTTTCCAGCCATCACGGCAGTGAAATTGgaacaactttttaa